ACTTGGAACGATATTACGCTTGCTTTGTTCGGCTGCTCCAAGGGCGATTTTTTCTAGTTTTTCGACTTTCTTGCCTAGTTTCTTGCCATCCCACTTGGCAACGGACCAGTCGGCAGGGAAGGCCCAGATTTGACTGGCTCCCAGCTCCGTCACTTTTTGAGTGATGAACTCTAGCTTGTCTCCCTTGGGAAATCCTGATGCGATGGTCACTTGGATTGGCAGTTCCACATTATCAACTAATTCTTCAACCAACTCAAACTGACGCGCTTCCACATCTATCACGCGCGCCAAACGCTTGACGCCATCATCAAAGACCAAGGTAACTTCATCATTTTCTTTTAAGCGCATGACCTGAAACATATGCTTGCTGGTTTCCTTGTCCCCGATAGTCACTGGAGAGATAGCACTGCCTTTTACAAAATACTGTTGCATGCTAGCCTCCAATCACACCTGAAATATCCTTAGTCTTCTTGAAGACACAGGCATTCCATTCCCCTTGAATCATGTGGGTTTCAAGGAAAAAACCAGCTGACTCAGCCGACTCGCGCACCATGTCCCACTTGTCCTTGATAATCCCACTCATGATCAGGTAGCCTTCATCCTTGACCAAACGATAAGCATCCTCTGTCAGATGAATGAGAATATCCGCTAAGATATTAGCCACAATGACATCTGCTTCAATCTCCACACCCTTGAGCAAATCTCCAGCAGCAACATGGATATTTTCCATGCTAGGGTTGAGCTCAATATTTTCCTGAGCCACACTAACTGCCACATCATCCAGGTCGTAAGCGAAAATTTCCTTAGCACCAAGTAGCGAGCTGGCGATAGAGAGGACACCTGAACCAGTCCCCACATCTAGCACCGTTTCGCCACCACGAAGAACCTGCTCCAAGGCAAAGAGGCTCATCTTGGTGGTTGGATGCGTCCCAGTCCCAAAGGCCATGCCTGGATCCAGTTTGATAATCTTTTCTCCAGCAGTCGCCTCATAGTCTGTCCAAGATGGCACGATGGTCAAATCATGAGTGATGCGAGCTGGCTCATAGTATTTCTTCCAGTTGTCTGCCCAGTCTTCCTCAGCCAAGTCAGTCGTGCCCATCTTGACCTCTCCTAGATCCATAAAATCAGTTAATTCTGCTAGGCGAGCCTGCAAGTCCGCCTCAACTACAGCTACATCAACCGTATCAGGGTAGTAGGCTGTCACCACGATTTCTTCTTGCTGCTCGACTTCAGGGAATATTTCACCAAAACGGTCGACATTCCCCACATAGTCCATACTGTCTTCGATCGCAACACCTTGCGCTCCTAGCTCAATCAAGAGATTGGAAACCAATTCCTCCCCCTCACGCTTCACTGTAACTTTTAACTCTTGCCATGTTTCCATTTTGAATCTTCCTTATTTTTCTTAAATTCTTCAATCACATCTGTATAGTGTTCTTTCATTGCACTATGAATCTGCTGTTTAAAAATACCAAACGTAAGATAATAAACAAATAGAACAATTCCTTCAAACAGTATCAGAAACAAAAAATATTCTGAAAATGAAAGTGTTTGATTATTCTCACCTTGTAAAGACAGAACATACAGCAACCCCCAGATAAGGGCCATAGAAATCCCAGCTACTTTCGTACCACCTTCTCTCTGCTTCTTTAACTTTAAATATTCCAAATAGATGAATGTAGCTTCTTCTCTAGAATATTGTCCAGTTTTTAGTTTGCGTTTAACTTCCTTATTTAACGTCGTTGTTGCAATTGCAAAAATCATTTTACTTCCTCCATATAATCCCTCACTCTATCCTGCAACTGGGGTACAACCTTATCTGAGCCAAGAAATTCCTCAATGCTCATCAACTTGTAGCCCTGCCCTTCGTTACCAAAGACGATACTGTCAAACTGTTCCTGAGCCAACTTCCCAACTAGAAAGACGGATTCCTTCCCCTCAAAAAGCATACTTGGATACACCTTACTCCAAAGCAGGCAATCTTCAGTCAGATGAATTCCCAGTTCTTCATAAACTTCACGCGCCGCGCACTCAAAAGGACTTTCATCGCCTTCTCGCCCGCCACCTGGCAATTCCCATGTATTAGGGTATGGAATGTTTTCCTTATCATCACGCAAGATAGTTAAAATCCTATCCTCACAAAACAGGGCAATTTTGCAACCTGTAAAATCAGAAATTTCTATTTCCATATCAGACTCCTTCGGATAATTCTTTCTCCAACTCTGCTAACCAGTTTTCATAATAACGTTTCTCATCCCGCACCAAACGGCTAGTCACCATGTTTTTTCTAGCAATTTTTATAGCCTTGTCAGTCTGATCCCTATCTTTCTTTACCAGAAATTGATACCATGCTTGCATTATCTGCGTATCTGCCATTTTTAGAGACAAAAAGGATTTAACTCCTCGATTACTTGCATACTCCTCTGCTTTTTCATGATCTCCTTCTAGCAAGGCAATTTGAAGAAGGTATAATTTGGAAAGAGTTTGAGACATCGGATTGTCTGTTTTATCTAATAAAGACTGAAAATGTTTTTGGGCAGTCTCTATCTGACCATCGAATATGAAATCTAGTCCCTGAAAGATCTGAATGCTTTCTGCAAAACTCCCTCTCGCATACTCAGCAACAGGCATGATAAAGTCTTTCAAATCATATTCTTGAGGAGCTAGTAAGGTCTGGGCAGAATGCCTCAATACCATATAGGCGTATTTGGTATTTTCAGGCTGTTGTAGCAATTCCCAGATTTTTGCTCCATCGGTAATCCCAACTGGCTTAGCATTGATGAGAAGAAAAGATAGATTTAGACAAATCCAAGTAGCTGCAAAATACCAGTTAGCTGTCAAAAAACCATACAATATCGCCAATAAAATCAAGACAAGATGAACCATCAAGCCTCCTGCAAGCATCAGGATGATTCTTTGGTCGCTTTCATCTTCTTTCAATCCAATATACTGAGCACCAACATTTTTCAGAACGGCTGTTCGGCTAAGATGAAACTTGCCTGACTTTTTGGTCAAAAGAAAGTTTCCTAATCCAAAAGCCACCAGGCGATAGCCTGTCAGGTAACCACAAAATGCATGACCTAGCTCATGAAGGATAAATATCAGATAAATGCTGAAAAAAGTAAATAGATAGCCTGGAACAAAGACTAAAGAAAAATCTAACTCTTTAAAGGCAATCGTCCCAAAAACAAATCCCAGCATTAAAAAAACAAAGGACAGACCGGAAATACAAGACAAGACTATTTTCTTCATATACTTTCTCCGCTAGTCTCTAGTATCTCGGATAAGGATAAAACTCTCCCTCTTCCAAGCCGACTTTCCCCTCTTCAAAGACTTCTTGGTTCCATTCCATGACGAACTCTTCTGCTTCTGGGTCTTCCAAAAAGTCCATGAGGGCATCCAGCCCAACCTCTGCAGTGTCTTTGAGGAATAGCGCAAAATAAGCTAAAAATTCGCGAGAAAAACCTTTTTTTAGAAGATAAGGAATGACAGCCAAATAATCGTCCGCATTGACTGTTGACTTGGCAGGATTGTAGAAAAGGACTGCTTCTTCAAAGAGAATGTCGTCTGATGACACCTCTCCGTCCTCGTCCAGCATCTCTACTCCCGCAGCGTTTTGCGCTTCCAAGAGAAAACTCACTTCTACCGCATGATTGCGCTTGTCCCAACTAATCTCAAAGTCAAAGGGAAAGTTCTTCTCCAACTCTTCCTCTAAAACATCTAAAAATCCGTATGTTGCCATTTTGTCCTCTTTCTATGCGATTCTTTAATTGCCCCGATTACTCAGAAATATGCTAAAATAGATACTACCATCTTACCACATATACATCAGAAAATCCATGTTAGAAAGGACTGCTATGCCAGACAACCTCGCGCTTCGCATGCGCCCAAAAACCATCGACCAGGTCATCGGTCAGGAGCATCTGGTCGGACCTGGAAAAATTATCCGTCGCATGGTGGAAGCCAATCGTCTGTCCTCCATGATTCTCTACGGACCTCCAGGAATCGGAAAGACCAGTATAGCCTCTGCCATTGCTGGAACGACCAAGTATGCCTTTCGGACCTTTAATGCGACTGTTGATAGTAAAAAGCGACTGCAAGAAATCGCCGAAGAAGCTAAATTTTCTGGAGGATTGGTCCTACTACTGGACGAGATCCATCGACTTGACAAAACCAAGCAAGATTTTCTACTTCCCCTCTTGGAAAGTGGTCTGGTCATCATGATTGGCGCTACGACTGAAAATCCTTTCTTTTCTGTCACTCCAGCCATTCGTAGTCGTGTTCAGATTTTTGAGTTAGAACCCTTGGCCAATCAAGATGTTAAAGAGGCGATTCAAATCGCTCTAACTGACCCTGAGCGTGGTTTTGACTTCCCAGTTGAGCTAGATGAGGATGCGCTGGATTTCATCGCAACCTCTACCAATGGAGACCTTCGTTCTGCCTTTAATTCACTAGATTTGGCTGTTCTCTCTACCCCTGAAAATGACAAGGGCATCCGCCATATCACGCTTGATATTATGGAAAATAGCCTCCAGCGAAGCTATATTACTATGGACAAGGATGGAGACGGGCACTACGATGTCCTCTCTGCCCTGCAAAAATCCATCCGTGGCTCGGATGTGGATGCCAGTCTCCACTACGCAGCCCGCTTGATTGAAGCTGGGGATCTGCCTAGTCTAGCTCGTCGTTTGACTGTTATCGCTTATGAAGATATCGGCTTGGCCAATCCTGAAGCCCAGATTCATACCGTGACTGCTCTAGATGCTGCACAAAGGATTGGTTTCCCAGAAGCTCGCATTCTCATTGCTAATGTTGTGATTGATTTAGCCCTTTCTCCCAAGTCCAACTCAGCCTATGTGGCTATGGATAAGGCTCTTGCTGATCTCAAAACTTCTGGTCACCTACCAATCCCTCGTCACTTACGTGATGGACATTATAGCGGTAGCAAGGAATTGGGGAACGCCCAAGATTATCTCTATCCACACAACTATCCTGGACACTGGGTCAAACAAGACTACTTGCCAGAAAAGATTCGCAATCATAGCTACTTTTCACCAGAGGAAACTGGCAAGTACGAACGGGCCTTAGCCCAACGTAAGGAAACCATTGATAAATTAAGAAACTTGTGAAATCCTTTTCAAAAAAAATAAATTTTCCTCTTGAATTTTTTAAAAAAAGTGGTATCATATAAATATAGAAACGCTGTGGTGTACGACTTCACACTTAAGTGTTGACCGACTATTTTTTGTATTATTAGGGAAACAAAAGTCTTCTAACAGCATGTAGGCCGTCTCACACGGAAACAGCTTCAGTTAGAGCGAGTTGCCCACCTGCTTAATTGTGCGGGTTCAATACAAACCGTGAAGTTTCGGCACCAATACAGCTTTTTATTTGCCTTCTTAGCTCAGTTGGTAGAGCAGTAGACTCTTAATCTATGGGTCGCAGGTTCGAGCCCTGCAGGGGGCATCTAAATACAACAGGAAAAGCCTTGGAACCAAGGCTTTTTTGCTTGTCTATAACTGATTTGCCCCACATTTTTTTATGAGCAATCTTTCCAGACATCTCTAATTTGATTAAATTCTTCAAAAATTTTCTCCTTACTGCTAAAAGTAAATCCAGATAGTCCTTTTCTGTATGTAAATATTTCTCTTCTGTCATCTGTTGTTCTTTGGATGAAAATAATTCGACATGTTGTGTAAAATCATCTATTAGAACTTTGTCGACAATTGCCATTTGGATGCTCTGATGAATCCCAGTATTCAATCTACCAAGAAAATTTCTACCAACTGTTTGTCCATACTTATTCATAATTCTTTGGTATTTACTCGCACGAATTTGAGTGACTTTTATTTGACATAATGATTTTCTCTTTATTTCATTTGATTTATGAGACTATTTTACAAAACAGAAACCGACAAGTAAATGAAAAAAGAGGTCAAGGTTTTGACAATTCGCGTCACATGAAGTTATTTAAGCATATCCTTTTCTCTCATTACCATTTTCTGTTATAATAAATTGTACTTCTAGAATAGAAAGGACTTAAGATGACAACTCTTATTAAACATAAACGTGTAGAATTTTCAGAACTTTTTTATGACCTAGTTTTTGTTTTTGCAATTTCAAAAGTAACTACTTTAATTGAGCATCTTCATAACGGTATTTTGACTTGGAATTCTTTCCTTGATTTTTTCATGGCTGTCTTGGTTCTCACTGATTCATGGATGATTCAAACCGTTTATACCAATCGCTATGGAAAGAACTCTTTATTTAACATGGTAATCATGTTTATCAAAATGGGACTTTTACTCTTTATAGCCAATATGATTGGACCTGATTGGCAACAATATTTTCATTATCTTTGTTGGGCTGTTGGTACATTAACCTTTACCTTATTTTTACAATATTTGGTTGAATTTTTTAGAAAATCAACCGATAATGTTGAACGGGAAAGTATCAAAGGTTTTCTATGGATAACAGGTCTAGGAAGTTTAGGAGTCTATCTAGCAGCTCTTCTTCCTATTTACGTTGGAGTCTCTGTCTTATTTGCTAGTATTCTGCTAACATTTATTATGCCAATTATCTTGCTTAGTAAAGATAAGCATTACCAGGTAAATCTCCCCCATTTAATCGAGCGCATCTCCCTTCTTGTCATTATTACGTTTGGAGAGATGATTATGGAGCTAGCTAACTTCTTTACAATCGAGAATTTCTCGATTTATTCGGTTCTTTATTTCATTATTATGATTTCTCTGTTCTTGTTTTATTTTGGTCAATTCGACCATGCTATTGATGAAGAATCTAATCAAAAGGGACTATTTCTAATTTACAGTCACTATCCTATTTTCATTGGACTTATTATGATAACCGTTTCGATGAGTTTTCTTCTGAATCCTGAAGCTAATCTTCTCTTTGCAACCATCTTCTCTTATATCGGATTTGGCCTCTTTCAAGCTGCTGTCCTAGTAAATGGACCCCATAACAAACACTATCTTCGCTATTCGAAAAGTTACTACTGTGTCCAAGCGACACTCTATCTGGCTGCCTTGATTCTCTCTTTAATCTTTGCTTCTAATCCTATAATAGTAGTGAGTATAACAACCATTTTAGCTCTAGCTATAGCCATTCATTTTATTTATTTTTATATGACACAGAATAAAAAATATTCCAAATCTAACTGGGGATTATTTTAATGAGTTTATAACATTAAAAAGCTTTGGGAACCAAGGCTTTATATGATATCAATCACCGACCACGAAAATGTTTAGCTTACAGAACTGCTAGTGAAGCTCTAGAGGATGAGTTCGAGTAAATGTTGCACTTATTCTTGCAATTTATCATTTACTTGATGCACGAACTCGATATTTTTTTCGTTAATTTGTTTTTGCCCCACTTTTGCCCCATTTTTAAATCCTGACATTGAAAATACCTAAATGTATTTCCCTAAAATCAGCTATATTTCAACATTTTTGTTTATTTTCAATATGAAAAGTTCTTACAAATTCATGCAGGGGGCATCTAAACAACAGGAAAAAGCCTTGATTTACAAGGCTTTTTTGTTTGTCTATAACTGATTTGCCCTACATTTAAATCTATCTTTTCTTTTTGAATCAAATTACATCTTAACAAATAGTGTAAAGCCAGTTACTTTTGCTTTGATGCCATACAATATTTTCATGTAGAGAAGACAAATTTTATCTTCTCTTTTTATTTTCAAAATAATAAAAACTGATTTTCTTTTCATAAATCAGACTGAAACTTCCAAATTTTCCATTTTGTTTATTGACATTTCCTCTAAAAAGGTGTATAATATTTTTATTATCAAACTATACTATACTATACTATATAGGGGGTATTGAAATGAAATTTTCTAATCGTTTACTGCTATTCCTTGCAGGAGTTGTTTTTGTCCTTTTAGGACTTTTCCTATTTACAAACCCAGTAGCTAATCTTGTTGCTTACAGCTGGTGGATTGCATTTGGTTTACTGGTTTCTTCTATAGCAGCTATTTTAGGCTATTTCTCTGTACCAAAAGAGCTTCGCTCACCAGCTCATCTTTTCCAAGGGATTGTTAATCTTCTCTTAGCTCTTTACCTCGTTGCCTATGGCTT
This genomic interval from Streptococcus oralis subsp. tigurinus contains the following:
- a CDS encoding 16S rRNA (uracil(1498)-N(3))-methyltransferase, with amino-acid sequence MQQYFVKGSAISPVTIGDKETSKHMFQVMRLKENDEVTLVFDDGVKRLARVIDVEARQFELVEELVDNVELPIQVTIASGFPKGDKLEFITQKVTELGASQIWAFPADWSVAKWDGKKLGKKVEKLEKIALGAAEQSKRNIVPSIQLFEKKADFLAQFDQFDSIVVAYEESAKEGEAAALLQAVTGLEKGAKLLFIFGPEGGLSPVEIESFEAKGAVLAGLGPRILRAETAPLYALSVLSVLVELEK
- the prmA gene encoding 50S ribosomal protein L11 methyltransferase encodes the protein METWQELKVTVKREGEELVSNLLIELGAQGVAIEDSMDYVGNVDRFGEIFPEVEQQEEIVVTAYYPDTVDVAVVEADLQARLAELTDFMDLGEVKMGTTDLAEEDWADNWKKYYEPARITHDLTIVPSWTDYEATAGEKIIKLDPGMAFGTGTHPTTKMSLFALEQVLRGGETVLDVGTGSGVLSIASSLLGAKEIFAYDLDDVAVSVAQENIELNPSMENIHVAAGDLLKGVEIEADVIVANILADILIHLTEDAYRLVKDEGYLIMSGIIKDKWDMVRESAESAGFFLETHMIQGEWNACVFKKTKDISGVIGG
- a CDS encoding NUDIX hydrolase yields the protein MEIEISDFTGCKIALFCEDRILTILRDDKENIPYPNTWELPGGGREGDESPFECAAREVYEELGIHLTEDCLLWSKVYPSMLFEGKESVFLVGKLAQEQFDSIVFGNEGQGYKLMSIEEFLGSDKVVPQLQDRVRDYMEEVK
- a CDS encoding DUF3013 family protein, with the protein product MATYGFLDVLEEELEKNFPFDFEISWDKRNHAVEVSFLLEAQNAAGVEMLDEDGEVSSDDILFEEAVLFYNPAKSTVNADDYLAVIPYLLKKGFSREFLAYFALFLKDTAEVGLDALMDFLEDPEAEEFVMEWNQEVFEEGKVGLEEGEFYPYPRY
- a CDS encoding replication-associated recombination protein A translates to MPDNLALRMRPKTIDQVIGQEHLVGPGKIIRRMVEANRLSSMILYGPPGIGKTSIASAIAGTTKYAFRTFNATVDSKKRLQEIAEEAKFSGGLVLLLDEIHRLDKTKQDFLLPLLESGLVIMIGATTENPFFSVTPAIRSRVQIFELEPLANQDVKEAIQIALTDPERGFDFPVELDEDALDFIATSTNGDLRSAFNSLDLAVLSTPENDKGIRHITLDIMENSLQRSYITMDKDGDGHYDVLSALQKSIRGSDVDASLHYAARLIEAGDLPSLARRLTVIAYEDIGLANPEAQIHTVTALDAAQRIGFPEARILIANVVIDLALSPKSNSAYVAMDKALADLKTSGHLPIPRHLRDGHYSGSKELGNAQDYLYPHNYPGHWVKQDYLPEKIRNHSYFSPEETGKYERALAQRKETIDKLRNL
- a CDS encoding low temperature requirement protein A codes for the protein MTTLIKHKRVEFSELFYDLVFVFAISKVTTLIEHLHNGILTWNSFLDFFMAVLVLTDSWMIQTVYTNRYGKNSLFNMVIMFIKMGLLLFIANMIGPDWQQYFHYLCWAVGTLTFTLFLQYLVEFFRKSTDNVERESIKGFLWITGLGSLGVYLAALLPIYVGVSVLFASILLTFIMPIILLSKDKHYQVNLPHLIERISLLVIITFGEMIMELANFFTIENFSIYSVLYFIIMISLFLFYFGQFDHAIDEESNQKGLFLIYSHYPIFIGLIMITVSMSFLLNPEANLLFATIFSYIGFGLFQAAVLVNGPHNKHYLRYSKSYYCVQATLYLAALILSLIFASNPIIVVSITTILALAIAIHFIYFYMTQNKKYSKSNWGLF
- a CDS encoding site-2 protease family protein, with amino-acid sequence MKKIVLSCISGLSFVFLMLGFVFGTIAFKELDFSLVFVPGYLFTFFSIYLIFILHELGHAFCGYLTGYRLVAFGLGNFLLTKKSGKFHLSRTAVLKNVGAQYIGLKEDESDQRIILMLAGGLMVHLVLILLAILYGFLTANWYFAATWICLNLSFLLINAKPVGITDGAKIWELLQQPENTKYAYMVLRHSAQTLLAPQEYDLKDFIMPVAEYARGSFAESIQIFQGLDFIFDGQIETAQKHFQSLLDKTDNPMSQTLSKLYLLQIALLEGDHEKAEEYASNRGVKSFLSLKMADTQIMQAWYQFLVKKDRDQTDKAIKIARKNMVTSRLVRDEKRYYENWLAELEKELSEGV